The sequence ATTCTTAAAGGGTTTTGATATTTTCCAGTTTATTTTGATATCAAGTTTTAGATATAAAGTTGAGCATTGTAATCTCTATATTATTATAGTTGATCGGATTTGTCCCGTGGTTTTTTCCCTCTACATTGGAGGGTTTTTCACGTAAATTTGGCCTATTTCTTGTGTGGTTATTTTTATTGGTGCTTTTGTGATGTTTATTACTATTGCTTCTTTTATTAAATTGAATTCTCAAACAAAAGGTAATTTGGCCCCAAAAAAGTGTAGTACTACAAGAAAGCAGGTTTGTTGCAATTAATATTTCATGGCAATAAGCTCAAAGTTGTGTCAATAAGCTTTGATTGCAACAAAAACAATTGTTCTGCGGTGCTACAATAAAATCCATGGCTATAGGttcattttcacaaattttttttattactctaAGGCGTTACTTCAAATGGATCTATGACCATAAGATATTGTTTCAATAGTTTTATTGCAATAAATACAAAGCACAAGTAATTGAAGGGTATTGCATAACAAATAGTAATGGTGTGTACTTAtctcacaataaatttttattctcaTAGGATATCTGTAGAACACCATAAGATTAATGTTGTTAccttatttatccaaaaaaaaaaatcctaacctTTCCCTGATTGCATTCCAGACGGtagaaataaaacattttccatattaaataaaattaatattccAGAAAAAATGACAATGGCCAATATCATCGAAGTTTAAGCGCTAATAAATCTTGGCATTCTACCCCTATCTATTGGGTCTGCATCACCCTATCCCTATTATAAGTCTATAGGATAAGAAAAACACAAGATATTTGAGAAAGTACTTTACCACTATAGCATTCCAACACCCATTGCACTTTTGATGCATCAGGATCAGGCCGCTTCACACTCAAATTATCAATACCGGCAATAGGTGTCCTAAGAAGAGAACTGAAGATGCCAAGTCAGCAAGACTGATAAGTTGGAAAATCCCATTACAATGTCTAACATGGTTAAAGAAACCACCATACCTTCAAAAGCACACTGCATTGGACTTGGTTACCAGAAACTGTATAGACATCAAAGAAATCAGGCTTAAATGTCATGGACTGATAAGCTAACCGCGATGAATTGAGAGTGTGAAAAGCAAGCTGCAGGCAAAGAATAGTAACTAAACAAATCAACTCAATTACTTAACACATGAATATGAAATATGGTACTTACAAATTATTAACTCATTTGTTACCCATCCTTATTTGCAGTCTATTCCATATAGGTTGAAGAAAACCAAAAGGGTAGTCCTAATTCTGCTAAAGTTTAATATAGTTGATGGAGAtattccaaaagaaaattaaacaaaacaaaacaaaaatttctaacCTCTTCTCATAACTTAAACTTCATAAAACAAAAACCTCGAGCCCTCCATTCAGTTATAGCGAAATACTACTACAAAACACGTTTGAGGAAAATATCTTGAATTttcagaaaccaaaaaaaaattttaattaagtcTAGGCTTCAGAGCTTTTATTCCTTTgattaccttttttttcccctcttttttctTGCCAACCAAACAGAGATTCAATTGTGAATTTTTCACTCATCCAGCATGATTAATATAAATCAAGTCAAAACATAACTCCTCAAACACaaaactaattaaatattatcttaTGAAAGCCAATCTATGCCCTTTACATTTCCTTCATTTTCATACCATCCAAACAGAGCTTCCACTCATTGATTTTTCTCACCCATCAAAGCATGATTcatataaatcaaattaaacacAAATTCTTCACACCCAATTCCATAAATAACATTTAATTTCGATATAAACCCCTTTTATATGCTCTtctaaaaccctaattaaaATACACCAAATCCCTAAAAATGAGTTACCAAATCAACATGAAAACAGAGTAAACTATATgagccattaaaaaaaaaaaaaagaataaataagcTGATAATTAATAAATCAAACCAATTGGATtagatttaaacaaaattaatgataattttagttatttattcaatatatataattataatataccTGAGAAGGAGAGGCTTGAATTGCTAGCTCGTTTCCGACACGTGCGAGGCACGTGATGCACCGAGCAAAGGTCTTGATTGCATTCCCTCTCAGACTCAATTCCATtttcgtctctctctctctctctctctctctctctgaactCTGAAGTGTGAGAGATAGAGAAGGCGCGCTTTGGCGGGAAGGGAGAAATGAATTTGTAGTGGGATTGAATGGGGGCCGTCCACGTGGACTTTATAGATGGTTATAGATGGACCTGTTATAAAGGGACCCGGACAGGCCCATCAGACGGTAAAAAAGAGACTACAAACCATTTCACAGGACTGATAATGAGTAGCTTGTCTATCACTTACCCACTAAATTACAATTTTTCCTCCATCATTTGCATTTGGCAATATCATAGTTGTGATAAGAAGtaaaagcaaaatttttttgagaaaaaacaaaaaatggtaTGAGTGATAGGAACATGAATCCATTTTAGTACAATAAGTTTCTAACTCTTAATGGATTTTGAATCAACCTAATCAAGTTAAACAAGTTCTTTGTATTGACTGTTTCTAGTCACTTTTATTTGCAACTGAGAAATGAGTACAGTTTCAAATTTATATCGACCTATTTATAATATCTAACTAAAAGTTGAAGAGTAACATTTATTATTGTCATGCTCTATTGAGCCACATTAGTATAGCATTTTGGTCAAGTCCAGTCCATTCAATCTATTTTAGTCCACTTCAGCCCATTTAGTCTAGTTCGGAACATGTCAGTCCATTTTGGTACAGTTTAATACTCTTCGGTCCATTTAGTCCACTTAGGTCTGGTTCGGTCCATTCCCTCTAGTTTtgtctaatttggtccatttcagtCCACTTCATTTCACTTCTGTCTACTTCGGTCCATTCAGTTTGATGTGGTCcatttcggtccactttggtgtAGTTTAGACCACTTCCGTCTATTCAATCTACTTTGATGATGGTTTGAGAGGAGAGGCttgtgtagaaaaaaaaatgctaattaatTCAGCTAATTGACAATTATGTCACATTCTAGAGTAATGTTGGTAAGTTATTGATAAAAAACATTGTTATTTTGGTATTAAagtattggattttttttttttaatattattgatGGATTTACTTATATCTATTTCCTTTTTAGGCCATTTAAAATGTATTGAGGATGAATCATTTGTAAgaagaactagaaaaaaaattccaaccacacattacattatttaaaaaatatattgccttatataataattgaatgtaaaatgcattatgcTTCCTTAAAATTTACTAAATTtaagacacttttttttttttggagaaactgGTCTGGAAAATATAAGAcactttcaaataacaattataGATagcttaatttagaaaatataatatattatatcaactatactatattagaaaataatcacatcattttaatTAGGGTTTAAGATTAACACTTATAAGTCCtaacaagaaaacaaattatcaaaattttccacaCTGCAACTAGTCTAATATAATGACGTAGAAGTTCAATAAAagatctaaattttattttaattatattctaattttctGTCAAATATCATTATAATTGGATTTTATGTAATCTAATTTTGTATCAAGATTCTCAATTGAAAGCTATTTTTGACCCATTTAAAGCTACATATAGATTATTTGACTTTTAAGTCCAAATAAATATCACCGTACATCCTTGatgtgatggtcactctacaagtataagtgtttatggGGTGTGGAGGGTACGAGCCTaggttcaagtctttaggagggagtttcaaatacatatacacttacattaggttagagtataatttctatcttgtataaaaaaaaataaataaaaaaagtccaAATAAATTATTCCCAATCTATTAAAAGCTAGTTCCAACCCATCCATTTTTTCATACCAAAATCGATAATTAATTAGTGTCAATGACAAATTTTACTTTAGCCTAAAAAATTGGCAGTTACTTTGGAAAATTGCAATAGATTTTtataataacttattttaaaatataattaaaaataaatacattgcattaacaaaaataaataattatgttaagaattaaaaaaataagggtccgtttgggaataacttatttagttgaaattgaaatttttttgtagaaagtactgtagataaatgtaaaagttaattgaaatagtacagtaaaacCTATAATcggaataataccaaaaagtatagtgaaatccataaatagtaataaaaataagctaaataataaaataagctgactttAAACTCTAATcccaaacgcagcctaagtaTATAAATTATTCACCAACctatttttatttcctttaatAACTAACATGGAAATCATTATTAATTTGCATATTCTCTCgaataataattttacaagttaccaccgcgcaccctttGTGTGGTgttcactctataagtataagtgcttgtggggtgtgggggataagggttagggtttaggtcttcaagagggagtttcacacatatatacatttagattaagttagagtaaaaataatatcttgtataagaataataataataataatcttacaagtttcttttaagagctgacaaaataaaaataatgaatccCAATATTATTAAACTTAGGTACGAAAGTTTAATATATATCTATTAATACTGTTTGTTacatgctcaaaaaaaaaactttatttttaaatatgtcaATCCGTATGTAGGGTATTACAAGTTAGTAAAACTAAAAGATGGTaaaacataattattattacattataaCTAGATGATATCCCATGCGATGCGCGgactattttataattttatttgaaataatttttatgtatattaaaatctacatataatactttttttttttggtataatatttatgtttgcccacaatattgttaattttgaaacttaattttcttaattcattatttcttaaaaaaaattgtataacactgtaagattataatatattataatatttacctttaaaaatagattttacttttcaaactaattaaatgattttgaaatctacaaataagaatttaaagtatataatacttttatatcttaaaattacataaattttagCAATCTATCAAACACTTTCTCAACCACTCTATTCTCACAACTAAATATAGAGACCTTGATCACAAACGCCCATTAATTATCTCAATGAAATTAAGGAAATCATTTGTAAATATCAACATAAAGATAACGTgattaaacaaagagaaatttgctaaaaatacattcatttatcaaaattcaattgtttttaGTTGGGCTTTcgtatcctttaaaaaaaagcgAAAAACACTTTTAAATCAccattgatttttgtttctatcaCTATGGCTCATACTGCACAAAATAGCAGTAAAATAAACTTACAAAGAAACCTAGAAATTATGAATTctaacacaattaaaaaaaaaaaaaatagctaacttcataaataatcaattagaatgtttctttttctttttcgttagttctaaaaaaatacatttataactttccTAAACCAAAATCTCAAACGCCCAAAGACTCCAAGCAAATCATAATCTTCACAAAATCTACAATATTTGACTTCAACATCAAAACTATAAGCTACCatcattgaataaaaaacaTAAGCCCCCTTCCTTGGTCATAGCCTACTCATACGAGTTACGATCAAATGATACTACAACGTTGGAGTTATGCAGGTTTCATTGAAAAGTTGAAAGTAAATAACATTGTTTTTTGTCTAAGCGTATTTGAGATGGGATAGTATGAAAGACTATGAACATGTGTATAGAAAAGAGTAGAAGTGAAAAGGGTGAATGGAAATGCAaagatttttttgtgtgtgtgagagatgaaaagtcttgaaacattaaaccaaataaaacaaatagtAGTTTTAAAACATTGAATAATAATGTAACAAAAATAGTCTTGAAACATTCAACCAAAGGAAATAAAGAGTCTctacttttaaatttgttcttatctctaatgtggtttaagggtatttcaattctcttcatAGAGTGCGCCACATGGTAGAACCTCATGCTCTCTCGCttaggtctctgcttttatatatatattgactagACGCAAACCCGCGCAATGTGCggggaaaaaaattatctacTATAGTGAAAAATACTATTTCTCTTTTAAGAACTCAAATGATAAAGCTAAAAACTGTTCATTCCTAACTAATAGTTACAAAGAAAATCTTTCACAATAAGCATACATTAGACACTCTACCTCTCTCAAATAACAATAGCATTTAGGTTATTATGAGAGCACAAAAATTTTGGACAGGGTACTAATCAGACTACACAATATTATGGCAAATTCAAAGGCTGACATTCATTACTAGAAAATCGTGTTTTACTTttaactaccaaaaaaaaaaagtttttgtaaagagagaagaaatttaatatctttaattttctgCCCTCTATATTAATGTTCACTTCAACTTCTAAAAGGATCACTCCAATAGAAACAATCTTAGTATCTTACTAATTGCCATCTCTTGTCTAGTCAGTTACATGTTTTGGttcttgttttgaatttgaaagcTATTTTAGACATTTACATCTAACATTGTCATCTAATAATTATAGTTCTATCCCTTTGAAGTATGTAAAAAGAATGTGAGCTTGtcatttttttctaatacaaTGCTTTTCTGGGTACATTCAATAATATCTACTAATCAGAAGATTGTAATAGCTTACAACCCAAAAGTACTTAACCACACCTCCATTATATGGCTAGgctaaaaataattatgatttGGATAATGTCTCCATGATCAGTCTAGGATGAAAAGACAACACCATCACATTAAGGATGTGGGATTTCCAATGCCTCACCTTCAATTTGGTTTTTGTAGTGGGGCAATGGAAGCAAATCAATAGCTTAGCACAATCCCTGCAACAAAGAAATCCAACTCAAATTataactttcttttttggtagaaCAGATTGTATATAATAGATATAAACTATACAGTTGTTACCTCTACGTTACCAATTATAGAAATACAAAGAGCAGTACAACCCCAACAACGATTATGATTTTAATCAACAATATTGTACACTAACGCATCAAGCATAAACTGTCAATATGATTGGTTAGTAttaggaaaagaagaaaacctaTAAACTAAACATTTCCTAGCTTTGTTTGATGTATGATACATTAAATTAAGGTAGCAAACTTAATAGGTAAACTTGAACTTTTATAAAGGATCTTATATTTAATTGACTTGGGAGGAAAGAATAGTCCCCAAAAAATTACTTGTTTACTCAAAAGTAACAGAGTACTCCAAGCCACAAAGATAGCAATACCACCCAAACACTAAAGGCAAGTgctaaacataaataaattgaagaCAAACTTATTTTTCATGAGGATGAGATGCAAAATGCACTAAGAATTGGAAACATAaatctacaaaaataaaaaatagaaagtatCAAAGATGACAAAAGATTACCAACCCAATGTGACACATTTCTTTGAAGATTGGAACTTCTCTGGGTGGGGTTGATTAGGGAATTGAAAAGGTAATTTCGAAATATATAGTAGATTGATACCTCAATGCATAAGACACTTTCTAGAATTTGTGTTGTCCTTAAAATATGCATGTTGGCATAGAATGAAGAAGACCAAACTCAAATAAATCACATATAAGACAAAGAGAATCATTATTGAAAATTTAGAATATCAATCATTTGAGAATTTTTTGAATCTAGTTAATCATCATTTCTTCATCTGCCAAATCATTTTGGGAGCCTCAGGCCTCATAAATGGTGTGGGGTCTAATACACCAAGAGAGGAAACTACAATGATGCAAGCTTGctttgaataaaaaatgcataTGAAGTTAATCATTTTTCGAATCCAGTTAATCATCATTTCTTCGCCTGCCAAATCATTTTGGGAGCCTTAGGCCTCATAATGGTGTGGGCTCTAATACACCAAGAGAGGAAACTACAATGATGCAAGCTTGctttgaataaaaaatgcataTGAAGTTAATAGTTCAATTTTGAAAGGGATTAAAAAAGGCAAACTTTCAAACGTGCATTGTGTCGTTTTCCCTCCGAACACCATATGTTCTCATCATTCACGGTCCTAATCCTAGATTTGAAATACCTTTCAAGAAATCTCAAAAACCATTTAGTCCACAAAAAGGGAGGTCAAGGCTACTCATGAATCTGGATCGCTAACCCTAAAGTGAACCACCAATGTTGTagataattaacaaaaaatgcaACTTTGATATGTAGATTATTACTAAAATATTGATACCCTCTAAGGTATATTTACGtttacatttaaatttattttatatgctCATTATGCATCTTTCATTATcttaaagaaaatacaaaatcatttttaaaatttaatgaggTAAACCCCACATtgaatttacaatttattttttgcattggAGCATAAACTTGCTCGATATAATTCAATGAAAATCAAAATACCTTTTATTAAGCATTGCTGCCACAAAACATAGATAAAAATTATGTGATATTATGCACCAGTCATATTTTTCAATAGACAAAAATATCTAATCTCTGAATATATTACAATCTTATCTAACGTTATCTCAAAATCTAAATATCAGTCCAATGGTACTGCAacatggtgaaaaaaaaaaaaaaccaacaccCAGAGTCATACAGTCCCAacaaagaaatttcaaattctacAGTTAATTCAAACTCCTAATTTGTTTTGCATCTAGTAATGGTGAATTACTTGTTCATCAAACTGTATTGTAATGTCAGTTTTACCTACGCCCATTTGTCACCAAGCCACCTCATGGGGTCATCTAAATATCCAGTCTACCATTGGTTTTGAAATATCAACGAAGATTAAATTGATAAGTTTAGTTGCATAATCCAATTTGGGTGGTGGGAGAACAGGGAATATATACTTCGGCAAGATGCTTAAGAATTAGGAAAAAATCTACCAACCCATCTTAAAATAAAACTGCAGCATATAATCAAACTAAATCTGTTGAGTTTTAAATATATACTCATTCagctattttatcaaacaattggCATGCatctaacaaaagcaaaattttaaaaatagaggaagatgtaaagagagagaagtaggtagttttctagaaaatgactCAAGggcaagagaaaaaagaaaagaaattaatgaataagaagtagagaagaaaataaaagataccTTGAGCTTTGGGAAGGTAGGAAGTAGTGAAACCCGGTTGCGTGGAGCAGATTGCCATTGATGGTGGAATGAAGGTAATGGGGAGCTATATACATCCTAGAAACAAACGTTACACCGGTTCACTATCTGTGTTGTAACTTATAACGGTAAGGTAGGAAACGGACCGCTTAggttgaaaaagagagagggagagatagtAGTTTGACGTGGCACAAGAGGCCAGCCAACTGAATGGTTGAGGCTCAAATGAATATTACCAAGTGCATTAACGGTTTTGTCCaatttatcaatatttaattatattttgaaaaagagagaaaatataaagaaatggaagtgaGGAAAATATATAATACGTGattgctgatgtggctcaattagaatgtaataataataaatgctatacttcagtttttatatatatatatatatatatatatttatagatgaTGGAATTAAATTAATAAGAAGTGGGATTTATGGTGGAAATAGTGGTGGGAATTAAATTAATAAGAAGTGGCCTTTATGGTAGAGGTAaatgtgagatttattttatatttgttagtattttaaaattgaaaaaaaaactaattttaaattgttgaacaattacaaaaaatatggTGGAAATGCTATGGCTGCTGACGTGGCTCAACATAAGCgtagcaacattaaatgctaAGCTTCAGTTATTATTGATTTATCTTCTTGATAGCTC comes from Castanea sativa cultivar Marrone di Chiusa Pesio chromosome 3, ASM4071231v1 and encodes:
- the LOC142629569 gene encoding uncharacterized protein LOC142629569: MELSLRGNAIKTFARCITCLARVGNELAIQASPSQLAFHTLNSSRLAYQSMTFKPDFFDVYTVSGNQVQCSVLLKAICSLLRTPLQVLIIYA